The Halichondria panicea chromosome 14, odHalPani1.1, whole genome shotgun sequence genome contains a region encoding:
- the LOC135347575 gene encoding uncharacterized protein LOC135347575: protein MGDVVSKQKGEGNLSEELLLKDLESGDFERIMLVVHGDRLVTQRLGPKDFTCLHYASYHGNVKIVKMIIDRCGEVALHRVFEMNPSPIDIARGSGHSELASLLAAMHPPLQDVESLEDAAITNTMVFKKTDLLLHACLVGDIEQVKSLSEEALISTGDMRVLGSSQIPLHVAAENGHLEIVKYLVHAAKYNCRGKDPSKKTPLHFAACNGHLKVVQFLSSEDPSMINFKDKDGNTSLHYACREGQSIVVTELAEVRKCKTMVENNDGFSSISIARLSGHPEIADFLQSLADDDSIESSSEHVSGREDSVEPSLPGLLSHLHDFNRQLRQAMADVIGEEREEELHRLAEQAAELAVQGGTSLGMLPIHQACAVGNLDEVKSLVINEQCNVNVRDDKNHTPLIIAAHMGKTDVVKYLTSLNNCDISLKDSHGRMPIHHAAQGGHGDVITILLQDGKGSSMIEDNEGTVPLQIASFNGFLDVVQLLAGQKNINPDHADHDGRTSLHCAAQEGHLPVLKFLVEEYNCNINGKDKTNGVTALHLAASRGNYEMVDYICSHPDCDREAKDNAGRTPLFRASQYGMTRIVKLLVEKFKCDCSTKDANNATPLHPAAIGGHLEIVKFLCLQLSEIEVEAKDSSGRTAVHFASQSGQLDIITFLVRDKGCDGSLKDVEHGVTPLHLAANNGNIQVVKFLCALSEVDPGQADNHDRSPLHYAAIGGHIAVVKYLVNEQHCATNLQDKNGLTPSTLARVSGNVELVSVIEAQVLSTSYIVTESHETKWLEQNDDKHTTEDTARLFAICGDLEKLRSLVDSESKNVLEQKGFNGESVLHNASFAGKLDVVKYLVNECECDVGAGDNDGHTPIHNAAHEGHDEVVAFLASQIIGGVDIGDNNGRVALHYAAQNGHYKAVIVLMSTYRSSGLLMDKCHVTPLHLAASGGHTKVVEFILQNEQADPRIADDDGRTAVHYATQEGHIKVVQCLVAQYFFSSFRADKSGITPLHLACVKGDLLLVKYLCSLRSFQPNAIDNNGRTPLHCACNGGYFEIVNFLTKESDTELAIEDNRGMTPFDLASTVGASHICSHLRNLGCGPSKSAKIQNEAETENLKIKLFEQMAEASGSFQLHSLALSGNIAKFKDVLTTSDVDPNSKGPNGETALHLASYTGHTEIVELLVRDERVQINLKDNDEDTPLHNAAHNGHLEVVKVLASHKNCDTNARDKNERTPLHYASQNGHYDVVSYLSTELNCDINARDKSGTPPIQVAAFAGHTNIVELLSQISGCEVDAVDEQGRTSLHCACQEGHFEIMQYLIIECKVDYTLQEKSHSVTSLHLAASKGHLRIVKFLCTLEHIDADIKDKHDRTPLFYACKEGNLEVVKYLTTEKKCDLTTTDSLGFNCYQAAEVNHHQTVLDFIVQHSPSLVSSDLSTQGKLLSLLSELKGDASSLLILSAAAEGDIDSIKQHLQGKTEKIRGRNGETPLHIAASMGHLSVVKYLVDECKYDVLDKDENSCTPIHLACNQGQLEVMQYFALRDECDMNLKDKNGRTPLHHAAQNGSMAIISFLLTLNTTNPSLEDDEGNTAFLLAAFCGYLDVMKVLISDGNSNPKHSDINGRSSLHCASQQGHYNIVKYLVLEHNIDPMLKEKLNGANALHFATGNGHTNIVKFVCSLPSCDVDCTDKEGRTPLHRAAQQGHTAIVQLLANDFHANCEACDNKGVTPLHMASYQGQLDVVKFFITQKNLNPSAFRDHNGRTALHCAAQQGQIDVMKYLVEECTMNCMDKDQAHGVTPIHLAANTGHLDIVKFICSQPETNVDIKDTMLRTPLHYACQEKQTKVAKYLVSEQGSNPNLKDKHDTTPYELCAVVGAHDILLFLKSHLKEDQNDLVLPEKLNSLVDADVILRMHAINGNLEMVKEIVAAKGMHIVSVQGLQKETLLHNASFAGKLNVVKYLVLECKSDLNDTDESGHIPLHNAAHEGHTDVIEFLASQNSCHSNARDNNGRTPLHFAAQNGHYDSVVMLVNVFDLKLMLGDEKGVTPIQLAAGNGHTRILKFMITKEGVNMSVKDHNGRTPLHSASQGGQLDTVKFLIHECNADPMTKDTAHSVTSLHIAANGGHTEIVKFFCSLDNSDPNAQDQYEKTPLHYACQEGHLNTVKTLVSELSCDPFRRDRNGVTPIQLADIACKPEVVAYLKSKFPSKESAEEISSSNANDHGLLVNVLASRGHLQSLKDVMKQRGTHSVKGPNGETALHLAAYGGYLDTVKYLVDECGFDVNACDNNGNTPTHCASQSNSLSVVKYMTGKTQCKADIPDRNGRIPLHIACQEGRKEIAVCLNDKDRACRNHQDNDGTTPVQLAAYAGHLTIVKYLVNEGDCDPTIRDNAGRTSVHCASQQGHLDVVKFLVEECGADHLVDDCKNRVTPIHLAAGKGHLDIVRYLCTLPNTDPDVKDSRGRTPVQYASQENHLPVVKYLYEEKKCDPSHKDEQGVSSVELALIAGSTEVSSFYRENNFQASETASRFTELASLLSNTDTNAIKVRMAVIEGDLDKLKQLLRSDPRKTVSKGLQGETLLHTAAFAGKLAIVKYLVTDFNIDLNTQDNDGHTAMHNAAHEGFTEIVSFLGSQQNCSSNVKDQNSRTPLHYAAQNGHLKVVKVLLEDLDSDSDCEDKTGVTPVQLSAEAGHFEIFKYLVKEANVDLTHVDNNGRNWLHSASQQGNVSIVKFGISECNMTCSVADKAFHATPLHLAASNGQVEVVKYLCSQPSCDTEAIDQSGRIPLHFACQEGHIEVVKFLVTEKKSNPNLRDENGITPRHLATLKGFTKIVELLSSHVETDHTTTNDSGKTTEGAGESWVHASLLENPDRLAIRMAAVAGDLEKVKKIVEKNGVDILSTSGPQGETVLHNASFAGQLSVISYLVEECHCDVNKMDEEGHTPVHNAAHEGHVEVLQYFVKLNDCNCTVKDHNGRLPIHYAAQNGHKMAVCVLLNEGKCGCMWKDDHGSIPMHLAAYNGHLDIVKLLATQKNSDPSYPDEKGRTSLHCASQQGHTAVVDFLVRDCHVDPMLADTQQGVTAVHLAADNGHLNIIKVFSSIPGTSFNVKDKHGRSPLHYACQNGHTEIVKYLVLEHKCDPSSKDSIGVSPFDLAFEIDTVEFLRKHTPGASSSKQEGKNRAELLSALKNNKTDLFARKHAISGNLEKLKETLAHVENKKAFIESKGLDGETLLHNAAFAGNLEIVAYLVLECKCDMNITDSDKYTALHTAAHNGHMEVVSFLTSQPKCNMSPIDKHQRTPLHYAAQNGHKKVTEWLVEKHQCDLMQEDESKVTPFQLSCDAGHLDIVKFLSTQSSCDVHHKDKNGRTGLHGASQNGHTNVVKYIVEKLGGDPMLSDSAHGVNSIHLAASSDNLNIVKFFHSLPSCDLAILSSSSQNALHMSCQNGNLAMVQFIVNTAHIDASAGDKNEVTPLHFASFNGHTNLVSFLLEQPGVDPSCADINGRTPLHVASQQGHFDIVKLLVDEYSCSCTQKDKGTGITPIHLAAANGQVNVIRFFATKEPKKLDIKAANGRTPLHFACQEGHLDVVKVLFVQNGCNPDLPSKEGITPRKLAEVNNKRRIVNLFNGNTQENEENDDHDDEESEGNNTLQELMQLQQALMGEHGSLREQLAGMGAGKPGANCPMQ, encoded by the exons ATGGGTGACGT ggtgaGTAAACAGAAAGGTGAAGGTAATCTGTCTGAGGAGCTCCTCCTTAAGGATCTAGAATCTGGTGATTTTGAACGAATAATGCTTGTTGTTCATGGAGACAGACTCGTTACACAGAGGCTTGGCCCTAAAGATTTCACTTGTTTACACTATGCATCCTACCATGGTAATGTAAAAATTGTTAAAATGATTATTGACCGTTGTGGTGAAGTAGCTCTGCACAGAGTTTTTGAAATGAACCCTTCTCCTATTGATATAGCTAGAGGAAGTGGGCACTCTGAACTGGCAAGCCTTCTTGCAGCAATGCATCCTCCTTTGCAAGATGTGGAGTCTCTTGAAGATGCAGCTATTACTAATACAATGGTGTTTAAAAAGACTGATCTGTTGTTACACGCTTGCCTTGTTGGTGACATAGAGCAAGTTAAATCTCTCTCGGAAGAAGCTCTTATTAGCACTGGGGATATGAGAGTACTTGGTTCGAGCCAGATACCTTTGCATGTAGCAGCCGAGAACGGACACCTTGAAATTGTTAAGTATCTTGTGCATGCAGCTAAATATAATTGTAGGGGTAAAGATCCATCCAAAAAGACTCCTCTACATTTCGCTGCATGCAATGGACATTTGAAAGTTGTTCAATTTCTTTCATCTGAAGATCCCTCGATGATTAATTTTAAAGATAAAGACGGGAACACATCTTTGCACTATGCATGTAGAGAAGGACAGTCTATTGTTGTTACTGAGCTAGCTGAAGTCCGAAAATGCAAAACGATGGTTGAGAATAACGATGGTTTCAGTTCGATTAGCATAGCACGCTTGAGTGGGCATCCTGAAATAGCAGACTTCCTTCAGTCGTTGGCAGACGATGACTCCATTGAAAGCAGTAGTGAACATGTCAGTGGTAGAGAAGATTCTGTTGAGCCATCTCTCCCAGGCTTGCTCTCTCACCTTCATGATTTTAACCGTCAGCTTCGTCAAGCAATGGCTGATGTTATTGGAGAAGAACGAGAGGAAGAACTTCACCGGCTAGCTGAACAGGCAGCTGAGCTAGCTGTGCAAGGTGGTACAAGTTTAGGAATGTTGCCTATCCATCAAGCATGTGCAGTAGGAAACTTAGATGAAGTCAAGTCCCTAGTGATTAATGAACAATGCAATGTTAATGTCCGAGATGATAAAAACCACACTCCACTTATTATCGCTGCTCACATGGGCAAAACAGATGTTGTTAAGTACTTAACATCTTTGAACAACTGTGACATTTCTCTTAAAGACAGCCATGGCCGCATGCCTATTCATCATGCAGCGCAAGGTGGTCATGGTGATGTGATAACTATTCTCTTGCAAGACGGAAAAGGTAGTTCTATGATTGAAGACAACGAAGGAACAGTGCCCCTTCAAATAGCTTCATTTAATGGTTTTCTCGATGTTGTTCAACTTCTTGCAGGCCAAAAAAATATCAATCCAGATCATGCTGATCACGATGGAAGAACATCCCTTCACTGCGCTGCTCAAGAGGGCCACCTCCCTGTCCTCAAGTTCCTTGTTGAAGAGTACAATTGCAATATAAACGGAAAAGATAAAACGAATGGTGTTACGGCATTACATCTTGCTGCATCTCGTGGCAATTATGAGATGGTGGATTATATTTGTTCCCACCCTGACTGTGATCGTGAGGCTAAAGATAATGCAGGTCGAACTCCACTCTTTCGAGCCTCACAGTATGGAATGACCCGCATCGTTAAACTCCTAGTAGAGAAATTTAAATGTGACTGCTCAACTAAAGATGCTAACAATGCGACTCCATTGCATCCAGCTGCAATAGGAGGACACCTCGAAATAGTTAAATTTTTATGTCTACAATTATCAGAGATTGAAGTTGAAGCGAAAGATTCCAGTGGCCGTACAGCCGTTCATTTTGCTTCACAAAGTGGCCAACTTGACATAATTACTTTTCTTGTGAGGGATAAAGGTTGCGATGGGTCGTTAAAAGATGTTGAGCATGGCGTAACACCTCTCCATCTTGCTGCCAACAATGGCAATATTCAGGTTGTTAAATTTCTGTGTGCATTAAGTGAAGTAGACCCAGGTCAGGCTGACAATCATGATCGCTCTCCACTTCATTATGCTGCTATTGGAGGCCACATTGCTGTTGTGAAGTACCTTGTTAATGAACAGCACTGTGCCACTAACTTACAAGACAAAAATGGCCTTACTCCCTCTACACTTGCTCGTGTCAGTGGGAATGTTGAACTAGTGAGCGTCATAGAAGCACAAGTACTGTCTACTTCTTACATAGTCACTGAGTCTCATGAAACAAAATGGCTTGAGCAAAATGACGACAAACATACAACAGAAGACACAGCTCGACTCTTTGCCATTTGTGGTGATCTTGAAAAACTGAGAAGCCTTGTTGACTCTGAAAGTAAAAACGTTCTTGAACAAAAAGGCTTTAATGGCGAATCCGTTCTACACAATGCTAGTTTTGCTGGCAAACTGGATGTAGTTAAATACCTTGTAAACGAGTGCGAGTGTGACGTTGGAGCAGGAGATAACGATGGTCATACACCCATTCACAACGCAGCCCATGAAGGCCATGATGAGGTCGTTGCCTTCCTTGCTTCTCAGATTATTGGTGGTGTGGACATTGGTGATAATAATGGTAGAGTTGCTCTTCATTATGCTGCTCAGAATGGACACTATAAGGCAGTAATTGTTCTAATGAGCACTTATCGAAGCAGTGGCTTGCTGATGGACAAGTGCCATGTCACTCCTCTTCATTTAGCAGCTAGTGGAGGACATACTAAAGTAGTGGAATTCATCCTTCAGAACGAGCAAGCTGACCCACGAATTGCCGATGATGATGGACGAACAGCTGTTCATTATGCTACACAAGAGGGGCACATAAAAGTAGTACAGTGTCTTGTAGCACAATATTTCTTTTCAAGTTTTCGAGCTGACAAATCAGGCATTACTCCACTGCATCTTGCCTGTGTTAAAGGAGACCTTCTCTTAGTGAAATATTTGTGCTCCCTACGATCTTTCCAGCCGAATGCTATTGACAACAATGGCCGTACCCCCTTACACTGTGCTTGCAATGGTGGCTATTTTGAGATAGTGAATTTTTTGACTAAAGAATCAGACACTGAGTTGGCAATTGAAGACAACAGGGGGATGACTCCGTTTGATTTAGCGTCCACTGTAGGAGCTTCACACATTTGTTCTCATCTCAGAAACTTAGGATGTGGTCCAAGTAAAAGTGCAAAGATTCAAAATGAAGCTGAAACAGAAAATCTGAAGATAAAACTTTTTGAACAGATGGCGGAAGCTTCTGGTAGTTTTCAACTCCATTCATTAGCACTAAGTGGGAACATTGCCAAATTTAAAGATGTTCTCACAACTTCAGATGTTGATCCAAACTCCAAAGGTCCAAACGGGGAAACAGCTCTACACTTGGCGAGCTACACTGGTCATACTGAAATAGTGGAACTGTTGGTAAGAGATGAGCGGGTACAAATCAACTTGAAGGACAACGATGAGGACACGCCACTTCATAATGCTGCTCACAATGGTCATCTAGAAGTAGTGAAAGTGTTAGCTTCACACAAAAATTGTGACACAAATGCAAGAGACAAGAATGAACGCACTCCACTTCACTACGCATCTCAGAATGGACACTACGATGTGGTTTCGTATCTCTCGACTGAGTTAAATTGTGATATAAATGCAAGAGACAAATCTGGCACACCTCCTATACAAGTTGCTGCTTTTGCTGGCCACACTAACATTGTTGAACTCCTATCACAGATTAGTGGCTGCGAGGTAGATGCCGTTGATGAACAAGGTCGTACTTCTCTGCACTGTGCATGTCAAGAAGGTCACTTTGAAATCATGCAGTATCTGATAATTGAATGCAAGGTTGATTACACCCTTCAAGAAAAATCGCACTCTGTTACTTCACTCCATCTAGCTGCAAGCAAAGGTCACCTTCGCATCGTTAAATTCCTTTGTACACTTGAACATATTGATGCTGACATAAAAGACAAGCACGACCGAACACCACTCTTTTATGCTTGCAAAGAAGGAAACCTGGAAGTTGTCAAGTATCTCACTACAGAGAAGAAATGCGATCTTACAACTACTGACAGTCTTGGTTTCAATTGTTATCAAGCAGCTGAAGTGAATCACCATCAAACTGTACTTGACTTTATCGTGCAACACAGCCCTTCCCTTGTTTCTAGTGACCTATCAACACAAGGCAAGCTGCTATCATTGCTCTCTGAGTTAAAAGGAGACGCTTCTAGCCTACTGATACTTAGTGCAGCTGCTGAAGGAGATATTGACTCTATAAAGCAGCACCTGCAAGGAAAGACTGAAAAAATTCGTGGTAGAAACGGAGAAACTCCACTTCATATTGCAGCTTCCATGGGGCATTTGTCTGTTGTGAAGTACTTAGTTGATGAATGTAAATATGATGTACTTGACAAGGATGAAAACAGTTGCACACCTATTCATTTGGCTTGTAACCAAGGACAGTTGGAAGTAATGCAGTATTTTGCATTAAGAGATGAATGTGACATGAATTTGAAAGACAAAAATGGCAGAACCCCTCTTCACCATGCAGCCCAAAATGGTAGTATGGCAATTATATCTTTTCTGTTAACTCTCAACACCACTAATCCATCTCTAGAAGATGATGAAGGAAATACTGCCTTTCTACTAGCTGCTTTTTGTGGATATTTAGATGTAATGAAAGTGCTGATCTCAGATGGCAACAGCAATCCGAAGCATTCAGATATTAATGGCCGATCTTCTCTCCACTGTGCCAGCCAGCAAGGACACTATAATATTGTTAAGTATCTAGTGTTGGAGCATAACATTGACCCAATGTTGAAAGAAAAACTAAATGGAGCAAATGCTTTGCATTTCGCAACTGGCAATGGCCATACAAATATTGTTAAATTTGTTTGCTCTCTCCCTAGTTGTGATGTGGATTGTACAGATAAGGAAGGCCGAACTCCGTTACACCGAGCAGCTCAGCAAGGACACACAGCAATTGTACAGCTGCTTGCTAATGACTTTCATGCCAACTGTGAAGCTTGTGACAATAAAGGAGTAACACCCCTACACATGGCTTCATATCAGGGGCAACTTGATGTTGTAAAGTTCTTCATCACACAAAAAAACTTGAATCCCTCTGCGTTCCGTGACCATAATGGACGTACAGCCCTCCACTGTGCTGCTCAACAGGGCCAAATTGACGTTATGAAATATCTTGTTGAGGAATGTACCATGAATTGCATGGACAAAGATCAGGCTCACGGTGTAACACCTATTCATTTGGCTGCCAACACTGGACACTTGGATATTGTCAAGTTTATCTGTTCTCAGCCAGAAACTAACGTTGATATCAAGGATACAATGCTTCGTACACCTCTCCACTATGCCTGCCAGGAGAAACAAACAAAAGTAGCTAAGTATCTAGTGTCTGAGCAAGGCAGCAATCCAAACCTCAAAGATAAACATGATACAACTCCTTATGAATTGTGTGCTGTAGTTGGAGCTCATGATATTTTGTTGTTCCTGAAATCTCATTTGAAAGAAGACCAGAATGATCTCGTCTTACCAGAAAAACTAAATAGTTTGGTGGATGCAGATGTAATACTAAGGatgcatgcaatcaatggGAATTTAGAAATGGTTAAAGAGATTGTAGCCGCCAAAGGCATGCACATCGTGAGTGTACAAGGACTTCAAAAAGAGACACTCTTACATAACGCTTCTTTTGCTGGGAAGTTGAATGTTGTGAAATATCTTGTGCTTGAGTGCAAGAGTGATCTTAATGATACTGATGAAAGTGGACACATTCCCCTTCACAATGCTGCTCACGAGGGACATACGGACGTCATTGAATTCTTGGCATCACAGAATAGCTGCCATTCAAATGCAAGAGATAACAATGGCAGAACACCCCTCCACTTTGCTGCACAGAATGGGCACTATGATTCTGTTGTCATGCTAGTGAACGTTTTCgatctaaaattaatgctagGAGACGAAAAAGGCGTCACACCAATACAACTTGCAGCTGGAAATGGTCATACAAGAATTTTGAAATTCATGATCACCAAAGAAGGTGTCAATATGTCAGTGAAAGATCATAATGGAAGAACTCCTTTGCATTCTGCTTCTCAAGGGGGTCAGCTTGACACTGTCAAGTTCCTCATCCATGAATGCAATGCTGATCCAATGACTAAAGACACTGCCCACTCAGTAACATCACTGCATATAGCAGCTAATGGAGGTCACACGGAAATCGTAAAATTTTTCTGCTCTCTTGATAATTCCGATCCTAACGCTCAAGATCAGTACGAAAAAACCCCATTACACTATGCCTGCCAAGAAGGTCATTTGAACACCGTTAAGACACTTGTGAGTGAACTGTCTTGTGATCCTTTCAGAAGAGACCGTAATGGTGTGACACCTATTCAACTAGCTGATATTGCTTGTAAACCTGAAGTTGTGGCATATCTAAAATCTAAATTTCCATCAAAGGAAAGTGCAGAAGAAATTAGTTCGTCTAATGCAAATGATCATGGCTTGTTAGTCAACGTTCTAGCTTCCCGTGGCCACCTTCAAAGCCTAAAAGATGTTATGAAGCAAAGAGGTACACACTCTGTCAAGGGACCTAATGGAGAAACTGCTTTACACCTTGCTGCCTATGGTGGGTATCTGGATACTGTGAAGTATCTTGTTGATGAGTGTGGTTTCGATGTGAACGCATGTGATAATAATGGAAACACCCCAACTCACTGTGCCTCTCAAAGTAACTCACTGAGTGTTGTCAAGTACATGACTGGAAAGACTCAATGCAAAGCAGACATTCCCGACAGGAATGGTAGAATTCCTCTTCATATTGCATGCCAAGAGGGGAGAAAAGAAATTGCTGTTTGTTTGAATGATAAAGACAGAGCCTGCCGGAACCACCAGGACAATGATGGTACAACACCAGTACAGCTAGCTGCATATGCAGGCCACCTTACGATTGTCAAATATTTGGTGAATGAAGGAGATTGTGATCCTACCATTCGTGACAATGCTGGACGAACTAGTGTTCATTGTGCTAGTCAACAAGGCCACTTAGATGTTGTTAAGTTCCTAGTGGAGGAATGTGGAGCTGACCATCTTGTGGATGACTGTAAGAATCGAGTGACACCTATTCATTTAGCGGCTGGAAAAGGACATTTAGATATCGTTAGGTATCTCTGCACTCTACCAAACACAGACCCAGACGTCAAGGACAGTCGTGGGAGAACACCTGTTCAATATGCTTCACAAGAGAACCACCTCCCAGTCGTGAAATACCTTTACGAAGAAAAGAAATGTGATCCATCTCATAAAGATGAACAAGGAGTTTCATCTGTAGAATTAGCTCTCATTGCTGGATCTACAGAAGTATCTAGTTTCTACAGAGAGAACAATTTTCAAGCGTCTGAGACTGCCTCTAGGTTTACAGAACTTGCGTCACTACTAAGCAACACTGACACTAACGCTATCAAGGTACGCATGGCTGTTATTGAAGGAGATTTGGACAAGCTGAAACAGTTGTTGAGGAGTGATCCTAGAAAAACTGTCTCCAAAGGACTCCAAGGGGAAACCCTTTTGCATACTGCTGCTTTTGCTGGTAAATTAGCAATTGTCAAGTACCTTGTCACGGACTTTAATATTGATCTTAATACTCAAGATAATGATGGACACACAGCAATGCACAACGCTGCTCATGAAGGTTTCACAGAGATTGTAAGTTTTTTGGGTTCACAGCAAAATTGCTCTTCAAATGTTAAAGATCAAAATAGCCGAACTCCTCTCCATTATGCTGCTCAAAATGGTCATTTAAAGGTTGTTAAGGTGTTGCTTGAAGATCTCGATAGTGATAGTGATTGCGAAGACAAAACTGGAGTTACACCTGTGCAATTATCTGCAGAAGCAGGGCATTTCGAAATATTCAAGTACCTTGTCAAAGAAGCTAACGTCGATTTAACCCATGTTGACAATAACGGTCGCAATTGGCTACATTCTGCAAGCCAGCAAGGCAATGTTAGTATTGTTAAGTTCGGAATTTCAGAGTGCAATATGACCTGCTCTGTAGCAGATAAAGCATTTCATGCGACTCCCCTTCATCTAGCTGCTAGCAATGGACAAGTTGAAGTCGTAAAGTATCTATGTTCACAGCCAAGCTGTGACACTGAAGCCATTGATCAGTCTGGAAGAATTCCACTTCACTTTGCATGCCAAGAAGGTCACATTGAAGTGGTAAAGTTTTTAGTCACTGAGAAAAAGTCTAACCCAAATCTACGTGACGAAAATGGTATAACCCCCAGGCACTTAGCAACTCTCAAAGGTTTCACTAAAATTGTTGAGCTCTTAAGCTCTCACGTAGAAACCGATCACACCACTACAAATGACAGTGGAAAAACCACAGAAGGTGCTGGAGAGTCTTGGGTACATGCATCATTGTTAGAAAATCCTGACCGACTAGCTATTCGTATGGCAGCTGTTGCTGGAGACCTTGAAAAAGTGAAGAAAATTGTTGAAAAGAATGGTGTAGACATTCTCTCCACTAGTGGCCCTCAAGGAGAGACTGTTCTGCACAATGCTTCATTTGCTGGTCAACTGAGTGTAATTAGCTATCTTGTTGAGGAATGTCATTGTGATGTAAATAAAATGGATGAAGAAGGACACACCCCAGTACATAATGCTGCTCATGAAGGACATGTTGAGGTCCTTCAGTACTTCGTCAAACTGAATGATTGTAACTGCACTGTTAAAGACCACAATGGCCGTCTTCCAATCCACTATGCTGCTCAGAATGGCCACAAGATGGCTGTATGTGTACTTCTGAACGAAGGAAAATGTGGTTGCATGTGGAAAGATGATCATGGCTCCATTCCCATGCATCTTGCTGCTTACAATGGACATTTGGACATTGTAAAGCTGCTTGCCACTCAGAAAAATAGTGATCCCTCTTACCCAGATGAAAAAGGCCGAACCTCTCTGCACTGTGCTAGCCAGCAAGGACACACTGCAGTGGTTGATTTTCTTGTTCGTGATTGTCATGTTGACCCAATGCTCGCTGATACACAACAAGGTGTCACTGCTGTTCATCTCGCTGCTGATAATGGACACTTGAACATTATTAAGGTCTTTAGCAGTATTCCTGGTACATCTTTCAATGTAAAAGACAAGCATGGACGTTCTCCCTTGCATTATGCATGTCAAAATGGCCACACAGAAATTGTCAAGTATCTGGTCTTAGAACATAAGTGTGATCCTTCGTCAAAAGACTCAATAGGTGTATCACCTTTTGACTTGGCATTTGAAATTGACACAGTCGAGTTTCTCAGGAAACACACTCCTGGTGCCTCGAGCAGTAAACAAGAAGGTAAAAATAGGGCTGAGTTACTGTCTGCCCTAAAGAACAACAAGACAGATCTCTTTGCCCGTAAGCATGCAATAAGTGGAAACTTAGAAAAATTAAAGGAAACTCTTGCTCATGTCGAAAACAAGAAAGCGTTTATAGAGTCCAAGGGTCTCGATGGAGAAACACTTCTGCACAATGCTGCCTTTGCTGGAAATCTTGAAATAGTAGCTTATCTTGTGCTAGAGTGCAAGTGTGACATGAACATAACAGACTCTGATAAATACACTGCTCTGCATACTGCTGCACACAATGGACATATGGAGGTTGTCTCTTTCCTTACCTCTCAGCCCAAGTGTAACATGTCTCCAATAGACAAGCATCAACGCACTCCTCTTCACTATGCGGCGCAAAATGGCCACAAGAAAGTGACTGAGTGGCTAGTGGAGAAGCATCAGTGTGACTTAATGCAAGAAGACGAATCAAAAGTGACACCCTTCCAACTCTCTTGTGACGCTGGACATCTTGATATAGTAAAGTTTCTTTCCACACAGAGCAGTTGTGACGTGCATCACAAAGACAAGAATGGACGAACTGGTTTACATGGAGCCAGTCAAAATGGGCATACCAATGTTGTAAAATACATTGTGGAGAAACTTGGAGGTGACCCCATGCTGAGTGATTCAGCTCATGGAGTTAATTCTATTCATCTTGCTGCTTCAAGTGACAATCTGAACATTGTTAAATTTTTCCATTCGCTACCTAGTTGTGACCTAGCAATCCTCAGCTCTTCAAGTCAAAATGCTTTGCATATGAGCTGCCAAAATGGTAACTTGGCTATGGTACAGTTCATAGTAAACACAGCTCACATAGATGCTAGTGCGGGAGATAAAAATGAAGTTACTCCTCTACATTTTGCATCTTTTAATGGCCACACCAACTTGGTATCTTTCTTACTGGAGCAACCTGGAGTTGACCCGTCTTGTGCCGACATTAATGGAAGAACACCTCTCCATGTTGCTAGTCAACAAGGACACTTCGATATTGTCAAGCTTCTAGTTGATGAGTACTCTTGCAGCTGCACTCAAAAGGACAAAGGGACAGGGATCACTCCTATCCATCTAGCTGCTGCGAATGGCCAAGTTAACGTCATTCGCTTCTTTGCAACAAAAGAACCGAAGAAATTAGATATCAAGGCTGCCAATGGCCGAACTCCACTTCATTTTGCATGCCAAGAAGGACACCTTGATGTTGTCAAGGTGCTCTTTGTGCAGAATGGATGCAACCCAGACCTACCAAGTAAAGAGGGAATCACTCCGCGGAAGTTGGCTGAAGTCAACAACAAACGAAGGATTGTCAACCTCTTTAACGGGAATACCCAG GAGAATGAAGAGAATGACGATCATGATGATGAGGAAAGTGAAGGAAACAATACTTTACAAGAACTGATGCAACTGCA ACAGGCCCTCATGGGTGAACACGGCTCTCTAAGGGAACAGCTTGCTGGGATGGGTGCGGGGAAGCCGGGTGCTAACTGTCCTATGCAATAA